The following proteins are co-located in the Pirellulales bacterium genome:
- a CDS encoding autotransporter-associated beta strand repeat-containing protein, with amino-acid sequence MRKTKLSKPGISFLAMGTVGIALSFTLLSALARADVFENSGGADLSQAANWYDLTLGAPAANAPTATDIAQWDSLSAGGSFILNGTPPTTTSWLGIVVVNPTAAVTIGGTSDDTNTLDLGASGIDMSAATQNLTLNDLLVLTASQTWNVASGRTLTIVDFTGTGETGITTSLGGNTLTIAGAGNTVFGTTSTTSVATANNNSILGSGSIVKNGTGTLTISSAGNTISNTTVNNGTLSINMPGASTSTQGTAVSVPVGNVYTGGGTISVIGGPRLSGSNGSYAYVESIGTLNAVAGDTSFLESRGSSARTIVQSSSTQGTRAVGGTVNFTDAITSSTGANTSNNGGYRLPTGFNVNGVVPWISYTTTTAGNSPGGSLIPNNPVTQSWFVAAGTSGNGTAYAAYTNSNDTSLGTSAQNVDVVNGTSTNNANITGLGAVTVNTLRFNSGNSHQIIMGNSDSLTVGAGGILVTGSYANHKGTITGGTLEGGNPGSGSGNDLMIIDYADPNAGSNALFEIDSAIIDNTTNGNALGTATALTKSGTGTLVLTSANSSYTGNTYLNDGITKISAEGATTGSLGAVPGSAVANNITFTGGTLQLGAGINLNSNRGITLNDKGGTFDTNGFNSTYGGAIAGTGPFTKAGAGSLRLTGTSSMYSGNTIVSVGTLSAMNGSTGSATGTGKVTVNSGAFL; translated from the coding sequence ATGCGTAAGACAAAATTGTCGAAACCCGGAATTTCATTCTTGGCAATGGGGACCGTGGGCATTGCACTCTCGTTCACGCTTTTGAGCGCTCTGGCCCGCGCCGACGTATTCGAAAACAGCGGCGGCGCCGATTTAAGCCAGGCTGCCAATTGGTATGATCTCACTCTGGGTGCGCCGGCTGCAAACGCGCCCACCGCTACTGATATTGCTCAGTGGGATAGCCTCAGCGCGGGCGGTTCGTTCATTTTGAACGGCACGCCCCCGACCACCACTAGCTGGTTGGGAATCGTCGTTGTAAATCCCACCGCAGCGGTCACCATCGGCGGCACCTCCGACGACACCAACACGTTGGATTTAGGGGCCTCAGGCATCGACATGTCGGCGGCCACGCAAAATCTGACGCTCAATGACCTGCTGGTGCTAACTGCCAGTCAAACTTGGAACGTGGCTAGCGGGCGGACGCTTACCATTGTTGATTTTACGGGGACTGGCGAGACGGGAATCACAACTAGTCTTGGTGGCAACACGCTAACGATTGCCGGTGCTGGCAACACCGTGTTTGGCACCACCAGCACTACATCGGTGGCAACCGCCAATAACAACAGCATTCTCGGCAGCGGATCGATTGTTAAGAACGGGACCGGCACGTTGACTATTTCGTCAGCCGGGAACACCATTAGCAACACGACCGTGAATAACGGCACTTTGAGCATTAACATGCCGGGGGCTTCAACCAGCACTCAAGGTACCGCTGTCAGTGTCCCCGTCGGAAACGTGTACACCGGCGGTGGTACGATTTCGGTCATTGGCGGTCCAAGATTGAGCGGCAGTAACGGAAGCTATGCCTACGTGGAATCGATAGGCACTTTGAATGCCGTGGCTGGAGATACCAGCTTCCTGGAATCGAGAGGGTCGAGCGCTCGCACCATCGTTCAGTCTAGCAGTACTCAGGGGACACGAGCGGTCGGGGGGACGGTAAACTTCACAGACGCTATTACAAGTAGTACAGGGGCCAATACATCCAACAATGGCGGCTACCGCTTGCCGACCGGTTTTAATGTCAATGGCGTAGTTCCGTGGATCTCGTATACCACGACGACGGCCGGCAATTCGCCCGGCGGATCACTGATTCCCAATAATCCGGTTACTCAAAGTTGGTTTGTAGCAGCGGGCACCAGCGGCAACGGGACAGCGTATGCGGCTTACACCAATAGCAACGATACCTCGCTGGGCACGTCGGCCCAAAATGTTGACGTGGTCAACGGCACCAGCACCAACAATGCCAACATCACGGGCCTGGGGGCTGTAACGGTCAATACCCTGCGGTTCAATAGCGGCAACAGCCATCAAATTATTATGGGCAACTCCGATTCGCTCACCGTGGGCGCCGGCGGTATTTTGGTGACCGGCAGCTATGCCAATCATAAGGGAACCATTACCGGCGGCACGCTGGAAGGGGGTAATCCGGGCAGCGGCTCGGGCAACGATTTGATGATTATCGACTACGCCGATCCGAACGCCGGCTCGAACGCACTGTTCGAAATTGACTCGGCGATTATCGACAACACCACGAATGGCAACGCGCTGGGCACAGCCACCGCACTGACCAAAAGCGGCACCGGAACCTTGGTGCTGACCAGCGCCAACAGCAGCTATACCGGAAACACTTATTTGAACGACGGCATTACGAAAATCTCGGCCGAAGGCGCCACGACGGGCAGCCTGGGCGCGGTGCCGGGTTCGGCGGTGGCCAATAACATTACGTTTACCGGCGGCACATTGCAATTGGGAGCCGGCATCAATCTAAATTCCAATCGCGGCATTACCTTAAACGACAAAGGGGGCACGTTCGACACCAACGGCTTCAACAGCACGTATGGCGGCGCTATCGCAGGCACCGGCCCGTTCACCAAAGCCGGCGCTGGTTCGCTGCGATTGACCGGCACTTCCAGCATGTACAGCGGCAATACCATTGTGTCTGTCGGGACGTTGTCGGCGATGAACGGTAGCACCGGCTCTGCCACCGGCACCGGCAAAGTCACTGTCAATTCCGGCGCGTTTTTG